The genomic region CAATCAATGTATGAGGAAAAACAGATGCGTTCTCACCTGATAACCAGTGGAATGCTAAAAACGGCAACTCAACTTCAACTCCTTTAGGAACATAGAGAAAACTACCCGCTTGGCAGTAAGCATCGTGTAAGCTGGCAAACTTTTCTGATCCAAGGTCGATCGGCTGAGACATAAAATACTTCTCAACAAGATCACCATATTCCGTAACCGCCTCTGACAAGGAAGTCCAAATAACCCCTTGTTCTTTGAAGGAAGATGTAATACTGGAGAAATCTTGAAGCTTATCATTGGCAAAAACCAGCTGGCCCGCGGATTCGATACCCAATCGACTCTTATCAATAACTTTAGAAATACTATCTTCGGTGGCCTCAAAGCGCTGGAATGCATCTAATCGAAGTGACCGAACTGAAGCAAAACGCCAGTCGATATCTTTTGCACTAGGCATGGGAAGATCTTGGAATTTTTCCCATGCTGCCTTACGACGTTCTGCCCACCAACTGCTAGGCACTGGCTCCTCACTAGGAAGCTCTCCATCCAAAATTGGAACTGACTCTGTCATTATCGTGTTCAAATTGATACCTTGTAGATTATTAAATTTTTACACCGAAGCTATAAATACTTGAATTGTCGAGATAAAATAAAATTCTAAGAGCCATCATCGCCAATAGCCTCTACTGGACACCCTTCCATTGCTTCATCACATTGAGATTTCTCTTCTTCACTTTCAGGCTGTTTGAAGACAAAGGAATGTCCACCATCATCGTCGCGAGTAAAGTTTTCAGGTGCAGTTTCGCGGCATAGATCACAGTCTATACACTGGTTATCCACATAGTAAATTCCTTTGACATTCTGGTCATACTTATCTTCTTCACTAGCCATTTATTACTCCTTTATCATTCTTCTGATCTTTACTGGTAGGATGTTAGCCGACCGAGCCTTCCATTTCCAGATCTATTAACCTTTTGAGCTCAACGCTATATTCCATAGGAAATTGATTCACCAAATCGTTTACAAAGCCGTTCACACTCAGGCTCATGGCTTGGGCTTCTGTAAGTCCACGTTGCTGCATGTAAAAGATTTGCTCCGCACTTACCTTACTCACACTCGCCTCATGCTGCA from Verrucomicrobiota bacterium harbors:
- a CDS encoding ferredoxin, translated to MASEEDKYDQNVKGIYYVDNQCIDCDLCRETAPENFTRDDDGGHSFVFKQPESEEEKSQCDEAMEGCPVEAIGDDGS